In a single window of the Candidatus Flexicrinis proximus genome:
- a CDS encoding LacI family DNA-binding transcriptional regulator: MRDVAKLAGVSQPTVSRVLNQTNTDISISEETISRVMAAVKELEYRPNVLARSLRTQKTKMIALMLADITNPFYHPIARAVHNVARECDYEMLIADTDHLYENEIEFCEAVTRRPVDGVIMVPIHLTYADLDSFTSRTNTPVVALGQHVQHPHIDVVQVDDERAVYDITRWLIQEKGHTRFGYVGVPDYMPPGPRRFRGFTMAIHEAHLTLESRFVVVGDFTLDGGKRAAAELLERGDIPSALVVANDLMAIGVILRLQEAGLRVPEDVAVVGFDDIPEARIVRPTLTTIIHDASDIGYKLAKLLFERIEDPGLPQRRITSTWGIAVRDST; the protein is encoded by the coding sequence ATGCGCGATGTTGCAAAGTTGGCCGGCGTATCCCAGCCGACTGTTTCACGTGTCTTGAATCAGACCAATACCGACATCTCTATTAGCGAAGAAACGATCAGCCGCGTGATGGCTGCGGTCAAAGAGCTGGAGTATCGCCCAAACGTTCTTGCTCGCAGTTTGCGGACGCAAAAAACCAAGATGATCGCGCTGATGCTGGCCGACATCACCAACCCCTTCTATCACCCCATCGCGCGTGCCGTTCATAACGTCGCTCGCGAGTGCGACTACGAAATGCTGATCGCGGACACCGACCATCTTTACGAAAATGAGATCGAATTTTGTGAGGCAGTTACTCGCAGGCCTGTGGACGGCGTGATTATGGTGCCGATCCATCTCACCTATGCCGATCTGGATAGTTTCACATCCCGCACGAATACCCCTGTGGTGGCATTGGGGCAGCACGTGCAGCATCCTCATATTGATGTTGTGCAGGTCGACGATGAAAGAGCTGTCTACGACATCACGAGATGGCTCATCCAGGAAAAGGGGCATACGCGCTTCGGGTACGTTGGTGTGCCTGACTATATGCCGCCCGGTCCACGTCGTTTTCGTGGGTTTACCATGGCCATACACGAAGCCCACTTAACGCTTGAATCGCGTTTCGTGGTTGTCGGCGATTTCACGCTCGACGGAGGTAAGCGGGCGGCGGCCGAACTGCTGGAACGCGGCGACATACCTTCGGCGCTGGTGGTTGCTAACGACCTGATGGCCATCGGTGTGATTCTCCGCTTGCAGGAGGCCGGATTGCGGGTGCCGGAAGATGTCGCGGTCGTAGGATTCGACGACATCCCCGAGGCACGGATCGTGCGACCAACCCTGACCACGATTATCCATGATGCATCGGACATCGGCTACAAGCTGGCAAAGCTGCTGTTTGAGCGGATCGAAGACCCGGGTTTGCCGCAGCGGCGTATCACCAGTACGTGGGGCATCGCGGTGCGCGACTCCACGTAA
- a CDS encoding ABC transporter permease has product MNFRRIGTLFVKDLRYGSRNVIFIIAIVLPLVLSLVMGLLFGTILSEKPKLGVTQVGVSELSSRLLSLDFMVVQQFDSQDALLRAIETGAVEMGLALPENFDAGLSSGARADLTLYVWGQSLVKNRAVITAAISEQLVDMTGRETPITINPVLVGDRVAVSWQQRLLPLVVLVSVMIGGMMVPAISLIEEKQARTLRALTVTPMAMAEIFVAKGLMGVLLSIFSGVAILTLNGGWGANPALLLFVLALGGTLSAAFGVLLGSRVKDIQTLFAVVKSIGILLYAPGLIALFPDAIPQWIARLFPTYYVLQPVMEISQNGAGLGAIAADLVILLAIIVALIVGLGVTAERLQVQEA; this is encoded by the coding sequence ATGAACTTTCGCCGCATCGGTACGTTATTTGTAAAAGACCTTCGCTATGGATCGCGCAATGTCATCTTCATCATTGCGATTGTCTTGCCTCTGGTGCTTTCACTGGTGATGGGCCTGCTGTTCGGAACAATACTGTCTGAAAAGCCAAAACTTGGAGTGACACAGGTCGGTGTGTCCGAGCTATCGTCCAGGCTGTTGTCGCTGGATTTCATGGTTGTCCAGCAATTTGACTCGCAGGATGCCCTGCTCCGTGCCATCGAGACTGGCGCGGTTGAGATGGGGCTGGCACTGCCTGAAAACTTCGATGCCGGTCTGTCCTCTGGCGCGCGCGCAGACCTGACTCTGTATGTTTGGGGACAGAGTCTTGTCAAGAATCGGGCAGTGATTACGGCCGCAATTAGTGAGCAGCTCGTCGATATGACAGGGCGGGAGACCCCGATCACGATCAATCCAGTATTGGTCGGCGATCGAGTGGCAGTCTCGTGGCAGCAGCGACTTCTGCCACTGGTTGTACTGGTCTCAGTAATGATCGGCGGGATGATGGTGCCCGCGATTTCGTTGATCGAGGAGAAGCAGGCCCGTACCCTGCGGGCGCTGACCGTTACCCCGATGGCCATGGCCGAAATCTTTGTCGCCAAGGGGCTGATGGGCGTCCTGCTTTCAATCTTCTCCGGGGTTGCGATTCTGACACTTAACGGCGGTTGGGGAGCAAATCCGGCACTCCTGCTGTTTGTCCTGGCCCTGGGGGGGACACTGTCAGCGGCATTCGGGGTGCTGCTTGGCTCCCGTGTCAAAGACATCCAGACGCTGTTCGCTGTTGTAAAGTCGATCGGGATTCTGCTGTATGCGCCGGGATTGATCGCGCTGTTCCCCGATGCGATCCCGCAGTGGATTGCTCGGCTCTTTCCGACCTACTACGTCCTGCAGCCGGTCATGGAGATCAGCCAGAATGGGGCAGGGCTGGGTGCCATCGCTGCCGATCTGGTGATCCTGCTGGCAATCATCGTGGCATTGATTGTCGGACTAGGGGTGACTGCGGAACGCCTGCAGGTACAGGAAGCCTGA
- a CDS encoding ABC transporter permease, with product MNARILGAVILKDLTLYFRNRFFAFITIAGLAIYILLYALMPAVVDESLTLAVYAPTLPDAFIEFLGGSDISIAVMESDEALQKAVVDSQYVAGIALTGEAISGIAGGQATAVTVYFASDAPKEIVDALRSVLRLAFNELSSTLNGAPLSVEMVEQVVGPDMTGAQLPVRDRLLPLLAVMLLVLEMMGLSTLIAEEVTTGTLRALLITPLTVSGLFTGKAVMGILLAFAQASILMALTGSLRSEPALILVTLLVSSLVVTGLAFLIASVSRGLMSVMGWSMLIIMVMLVPSYGVVFPGMATSWAQLIPSYYMYDTIHKVVNFGESWSAVGNNLLVLLFTGVALLMAGVFVMERKLR from the coding sequence ATGAACGCACGAATTCTAGGCGCTGTGATCCTGAAAGATCTGACACTGTACTTCCGCAACAGGTTCTTCGCATTCATCACCATCGCGGGCTTAGCAATCTACATTCTGCTGTATGCCCTAATGCCGGCAGTTGTCGATGAATCGCTGACTCTGGCGGTTTATGCGCCAACCCTGCCGGATGCGTTTATTGAGTTTCTTGGCGGGAGCGACATTAGCATCGCTGTAATGGAAAGCGATGAAGCCTTGCAGAAAGCCGTAGTCGACTCGCAGTATGTTGCTGGCATTGCGCTTACTGGCGAGGCGATCAGCGGAATTGCAGGCGGGCAGGCCACCGCGGTGACCGTCTACTTCGCGTCCGACGCGCCGAAAGAGATCGTAGATGCGCTGCGCAGCGTACTCCGGTTGGCGTTCAACGAACTAAGTTCGACTTTGAACGGAGCTCCACTTAGCGTAGAGATGGTTGAGCAGGTCGTTGGCCCCGACATGACCGGGGCACAGCTTCCCGTGCGCGACCGACTCTTGCCGCTGCTGGCCGTCATGCTGCTGGTACTGGAGATGATGGGATTGAGCACCCTGATCGCAGAAGAGGTAACGACAGGCACTCTTCGCGCACTCCTGATCACGCCGCTGACCGTCAGCGGACTGTTCACAGGCAAAGCAGTCATGGGGATTCTGCTCGCGTTTGCGCAGGCGTCAATTCTCATGGCGCTTACCGGAAGCCTCCGAAGTGAACCCGCGCTGATCCTCGTTACGCTGCTGGTAAGCAGTCTGGTCGTGACAGGACTGGCATTCCTGATCGCATCGGTCAGCCGTGGCCTGATGAGCGTGATGGGGTGGAGCATGCTGATCATAATGGTCATGCTGGTCCCATCTTACGGGGTGGTATTTCCCGGCATGGCCACCAGCTGGGCGCAGCTGATTCCGTCCTACTATATGTATGACACCATCCATAAAGTCGTCAATTTCGGTGAGTCGTGGTCGGCAGTGGGAAACAACCTGCTGGTGCTCCTGTTCACGGGTGTAGCGCTCTTGATGGCAGGCGTTTTCGTGATGGAAAGGAAGTTGCGATGA
- a CDS encoding ABC transporter ATP-binding protein, which translates to MANHSIVAEDLTYTYGTLMAVNNISFEVGEGEILGYLGPNGAGKSTTVKILTGQLRAKSGRATLLGMDIARDANKVQQQIGVAFETTNLYEQMSAVENLTLFARLFGVKTDVNNLIEKVGLGPRAKERVSNFSKGMKQRLMVARALVNHPRILFLDEPTEGLDPVSSESIRNLILETRAGGTTVFLTTHDMYEADRLSDRVAFINQGKILALDTPYKLKQQYGKRLLKVEIETADGQIESREIALDTADTGAAAKALLDGNKVITMHSEEATLEDIFIQITGRGLMG; encoded by the coding sequence ATGGCAAATCACAGCATTGTCGCCGAGGATCTGACTTATACCTACGGGACACTCATGGCCGTGAACAATATCAGCTTTGAGGTCGGTGAAGGTGAAATCCTTGGCTATCTCGGGCCGAACGGCGCGGGGAAGTCAACGACCGTGAAGATTCTGACGGGCCAGCTTCGCGCCAAAAGTGGCCGGGCGACGCTATTGGGCATGGACATTGCACGCGACGCCAACAAGGTGCAGCAGCAGATTGGCGTCGCATTCGAGACCACCAACCTGTACGAGCAGATGAGCGCTGTCGAGAACCTGACGTTGTTCGCGCGGCTGTTCGGGGTAAAGACCGACGTGAATAACCTGATTGAGAAAGTCGGATTAGGCCCACGCGCCAAAGAACGAGTCAGCAACTTCTCGAAAGGGATGAAGCAGCGCCTGATGGTGGCGCGGGCGCTCGTCAACCATCCGCGAATCCTGTTTCTGGACGAGCCGACTGAAGGACTTGACCCGGTGTCCTCCGAATCGATTCGCAACCTCATCCTCGAAACCCGGGCCGGCGGTACGACCGTCTTCCTGACAACCCACGACATGTACGAAGCCGACCGGCTAAGTGACAGGGTCGCTTTCATTAACCAGGGCAAGATCCTGGCACTGGACACGCCTTACAAGCTCAAGCAGCAGTATGGCAAACGTCTGCTCAAAGTGGAGATCGAGACGGCAGACGGCCAGATCGAGTCGCGAGAGATCGCGCTTGATACCGCGGATACAGGCGCAGCGGCTAAAGCGCTCCTTGACGGCAACAAAGTCATCACCATGCACAGCGAAGAGGCGACGCTTGAGGACATCTTCATCCAGATTACCGGACGAGGGCTAATGGGATGA
- a CDS encoding ABC transporter substrate-binding protein: protein MFKRLSLIGSVAVLLIAAIMMSLPMSVGAQDPAPSPTPQVAELGSGSIKVSFWSGLTGSDGNTLNAMLAEFVAENPEYAITHEIMPWGTMYTKTQAAFVAGNPPDMMLMHASEIPQFAGYGVLKDLSGWYTSGGGWFPNDDISGPTLAGMTYDGVIYGIPLDNHGRGVWINKVMFEAAGLSTDPATAPTTYEGWVEVFQKLTLDANGNNALSPDFDPENIVQYGYATGEWPRVNFQSILAQHGGSIISEDGSTVTVNNEAGILALQQTYDLIYKYHVAAPPAGFDAWQMFPGSTLAVVPTGTWFVNHANTAVEFDTMAWPQVQWGPQPGTWFGAHVFMVPVNSEGEKLEAVQTILQWVSEHQVEWAASGQVPARISAQAALDPVNYPSNILLGQTFTDYGIQDPQSTVVQEMYAILEPELDAALNNLKTPEQALNDAAERMQQALDRAF from the coding sequence ATGTTCAAGCGTCTATCGTTAATCGGTTCAGTGGCGGTGCTGCTCATCGCCGCAATTATGATGTCCCTTCCGATGTCCGTCGGTGCCCAGGACCCCGCTCCTTCGCCGACCCCCCAGGTCGCCGAGCTGGGTTCCGGTTCGATCAAGGTCTCGTTCTGGAGCGGTCTGACCGGCTCCGACGGCAACACACTCAACGCAATGCTCGCTGAATTTGTCGCCGAGAACCCCGAATACGCCATCACCCACGAAATCATGCCGTGGGGAACCATGTACACCAAGACCCAAGCCGCATTCGTTGCCGGCAACCCGCCTGACATGATGCTTATGCATGCCTCGGAAATCCCGCAGTTTGCCGGTTACGGCGTGCTGAAGGATCTGAGCGGCTGGTATACCTCTGGCGGCGGTTGGTTCCCGAATGACGATATCTCAGGCCCGACGCTTGCTGGTATGACCTACGACGGCGTGATCTATGGTATTCCGCTTGACAACCATGGCCGCGGCGTGTGGATCAACAAGGTGATGTTCGAGGCCGCCGGTCTTTCGACTGATCCCGCGACTGCCCCGACGACCTACGAAGGTTGGGTCGAAGTGTTCCAGAAGCTGACGCTCGACGCCAATGGCAACAACGCGCTGTCGCCAGACTTCGATCCTGAAAACATCGTCCAGTACGGTTACGCCACCGGCGAATGGCCACGCGTCAACTTCCAGTCGATCCTTGCCCAGCATGGCGGCAGCATCATCAGCGAAGACGGTTCGACCGTCACCGTCAACAATGAGGCGGGTATCCTGGCCCTGCAGCAGACCTATGACCTCATTTACAAGTATCATGTCGCGGCACCTCCCGCCGGCTTTGACGCCTGGCAGATGTTCCCCGGCAGCACGCTGGCCGTTGTTCCGACCGGCACCTGGTTCGTCAACCATGCCAACACCGCAGTTGAATTCGACACCATGGCTTGGCCGCAGGTTCAGTGGGGTCCGCAGCCCGGCACGTGGTTCGGCGCGCACGTCTTCATGGTCCCGGTTAATTCCGAGGGCGAGAAACTCGAAGCCGTTCAGACCATCCTCCAATGGGTGAGTGAGCACCAGGTCGAATGGGCAGCTTCCGGTCAGGTGCCAGCGCGTATCTCCGCGCAGGCCGCGCTTGACCCGGTCAACTACCCGTCGAACATCCTGCTCGGCCAAACCTTCACCGATTACGGTATCCAGGATCCGCAGAGCACCGTCGTACAGGAAATGTACGCCATCCTCGAGCCGGAACTTGACGCCGCACTCAACAACCTGAAGACTCCGGAACAGGCATTGAATGACGCCGCCGAGCGCATGCAGCAGGCGCTGGATCGCGCGTTCTAG
- a CDS encoding PD40 domain-containing protein, with protein MTRDWEIYRLDGPDLFADVSQGVADGVHDIEPSRSANSEWVVFTSNRTGNWELFLTRSDGSDLRQLSFNTQAMDIDPAWGPGNLLAFESSRDGNWEIYLFDVQTGIEVRLTAEPASDINAYWMPDGRSVVFQSDRSDAWQIYRFDLDTAVTTLLSDGTTDDRDPVVSPDGRQIAFRSSRGADADALYLMNADGSDVRQISEPAERVMNPAWSPDGSLIAYESNVDSDLDIYVFELASGLTRQVTDNAIADYAPTWRCGLTSLVFTSDASGDANLFEMSALPMDAPPADVLLAASQLTFSGADDVYPVDTQSEEDASREGRVPSPGSEQNRSFVPAGGDFPPFPRIDLLSLALDTTSTRPGAWDTISVCSALP; from the coding sequence ATGACACGCGACTGGGAAATCTACCGGCTTGATGGTCCGGATCTATTTGCCGACGTCTCGCAAGGCGTTGCCGATGGGGTGCATGACATCGAACCGAGCCGTTCCGCAAACAGTGAGTGGGTCGTGTTTACCAGCAACCGTACCGGAAATTGGGAGCTGTTCCTCACCCGCTCCGACGGCAGCGATCTGCGGCAGTTGTCCTTCAATACTCAGGCGATGGACATTGATCCAGCCTGGGGCCCTGGCAATCTGCTTGCCTTCGAATCGTCCCGTGACGGCAACTGGGAAATCTATTTATTCGATGTCCAGACCGGCATTGAGGTCCGTTTGACTGCCGAACCAGCCAGCGACATCAACGCCTACTGGATGCCGGACGGGCGTAGCGTTGTGTTCCAATCGGATCGCAGCGACGCCTGGCAGATCTATCGCTTTGATCTCGACACCGCAGTGACGACGCTACTCAGTGACGGTACGACTGACGACCGCGATCCGGTCGTGTCGCCAGACGGCAGGCAGATTGCCTTCCGGTCGTCGCGCGGCGCCGATGCCGATGCGCTCTACCTGATGAACGCGGATGGCAGCGATGTCCGCCAGATTTCCGAGCCGGCCGAGCGCGTGATGAATCCCGCCTGGTCCCCCGACGGATCGTTGATTGCCTATGAAAGCAACGTCGACTCCGATCTCGACATCTATGTCTTCGAGCTGGCATCTGGTCTGACACGTCAGGTCACGGACAATGCGATCGCCGACTACGCCCCAACCTGGCGCTGCGGATTGACTTCGTTGGTCTTCACGTCGGACGCCAGTGGCGATGCAAACCTGTTCGAAATGTCGGCGCTGCCGATGGATGCTCCTCCAGCGGATGTCCTGTTGGCCGCCAGTCAACTCACATTCTCGGGCGCGGACGATGTCTATCCGGTCGATACCCAGAGTGAGGAAGACGCCAGTCGAGAAGGTAGAGTGCCGTCACCGGGGTCCGAGCAAAACCGGTCGTTCGTGCCAGCCGGTGGTGACTTCCCGCCCTTCCCGCGGATCGACTTGCTGTCGCTGGCGCTCGATACCACGTCAACCCGGCCCGGCGCATGGGACACAATCTCGGTGTGCTCGGCGCTGCCCTAA